GGACCTTTTCAACACCTTCGGGTTACCCACCTCCACCACCGTCTCACTGGTTTTTGAGCTGTTGGGATCTGCCATTGCAGTAGCGCTCTTCACCCTATGGACCAGCGATAGCGGCGGACAGTTGGGCGATTACATCAACAGCGGCAAGGCACTGGCCATCATCTCAGGTATCTTTATCTCAATTGCCATCGCCTTCGTGGTGGGAAGCATCATCATGTACATCTCGCGACTGATCTTCTCCTTCAACTACGGTAAGCGATTCCGCTACCTGGGAGCCATCTGGGGAGGAATCGCGCTGACAGCCATCATCTATTTCGCCATTTTTAAAGGTTTGAAAGGCAGTGTACTGGTAACACCGGAGCTGCTTTACTATCTGGAAAACCATATGGCCACAGCTCTTCTTTACAGCTTCGCAGGATCGACATTGTTGATGGCACTTCTGCAGCATCTCTTCCGGGTCAACATCCTGAAAGTAATCGTATTGGCAGGCACCACGGCGTTGGCCATGGCCTTCGCCGGCAACGACCTGGTCAACTTCATCGGTGTCTTTATGGCCGGTTTTGACTCCTACAGAATTGCGGGTGAGGTGGCAGCCGGCGGTGGCGACATCCAAACCCTCTACATGGATAGGTTAAACGAGCCGGTTGCTGTCAACGTCGCCTGGTTGATCGGTGCCGGGGTGATCATGATTATGGCGCTCTGGTTCTCCAAGAAATCGCGCTCGGTGACCGAAACAGAGGTGAACCTCGCCCGCAAGGGGGAAGGTATTGAACGCTTCTCCTCCTCCCCCCTGTCGCGCTCCATGGTGCGGGGAAGCCTCACCGTCAGCAAGTCCCTCGACAAGATCATGCCCGCAGCTGTGAAACGCTTTGTTAACCGGCAGTTTGAACCGGTAGACACAGAAAACGGTGCCTCCTTCGACCTGATTCGTGCATCGGTAAACCTCACCATCGCTGCACTGCTGATCTCGCTGGGTACCTCCTTGAAACTCCCTCTATCAACCACGTTCGTCACCTTCATGGTGGCCATGGGTACCTCACTGGCCGACAGAGCCTGGGGACGTGACAGCGCCGTTTACCGCATCAACGGAGTGCTGACAGTTGTGGCCGGATGGCTGATGACCGCACTGGTGGCACTCACCGTCTCCATGCTGATTGGTCTTTTCCTGATGTGGGGCGGCAAGATTGCCATCGCGGTGATGATCCTGGTGGTAGGCTTTATGCTTTACAAGTCAGGCAGGATGCACACCAAGCGTAAGAGCCGCGAACAGCAGCATCAACAGGTGCTCTCGAGCGAGATTCAGTTGGTCACCTCCTGCAATGAGGAGGTACGAATGGTGCTGGGCAAGACCCTTTCCATATACGAAATGGTGCTTCACGGCTTAAGGGATGAAGATCGCAAAGGGGTGAAGAAAGCGATGGGTGAAGCCAACGAGCTTTATGAGAAATTCAGGGACAAACGTACCTACGAGGTGGTACCCACGCTGGAGAGCATGGAGATGAATGCACTCGACCTGGAGCAGGAGTATGTGCAGCTGGTGGATTACTCCTATGAAATCACCAAATCACTGAAAGCAGTATCGGAAGCTACCTTCAGTTACATTGACAACAACCATGCAGCCTTCTCGAAGGAGCAGATTGAAGACCTGGAGATGATTCACAAAATCCTCACCGAAGCGTTCAGCGGCTACAACGAAATGGACCAAAAGAACGATTACACGCAGTTCTCAATTGTTACCAACATGCGGGATGTAATCTTCGACCTATACAAGAAGCTCAACAAGCGACAGATCAAACGGGTGAAAGCAGGCAGTTCCACCACCCGGAGCAGCATTCTCTTCCTCAACCTGGTGAATGAGTCAAAGATCATCACCCTGCAGTCGGGCAACCTGCTCAAGGCGCACCGTAACTTCAAGGAGAATTATGCCAAGGCGGGACCGGATGTGAACGCCAAGACACTGATCCGGCAGGCAACACTGAACCTCTAATAATTATAGGGGGGGGGTGAAGCGAAATCTTACCCCCCCCTATTGTGTAATGTCAAAATGACATTCGGTCAGATGCTGGCTTATCTACTCTCATCGTGAGGGAAAGAATCGTGACAGAACCATCCCTGAAAGACTCAATTTCATTTTGATCCAGATAACTGGCTAGGATATGAATGGAAATGACAACCATTTTCTCATTTAGAAATCGCAGATCTGCTGAACAACAGAGTCTGACACGGTGAACTGAGACGATATTATAAACGATGAATAAAAGCACTTTTCGCATCGCACTGATGGACTGCCCAAGTGAGGAGCAACTAATTCGGATGACTTTACAGCCACTTGGAGAGGTAAAAACGATGCTGTTCTATATCCCGGACAGAAAACTGGAGGTATATCACAATGGCGAACCCGATATGGTGTTGGCAGCCCTGGAGTCACTCAAATTACAGACAAAATTAATATCTACGGAAATTACTCACGAACAGGAGGGGGAAAAAAGTGATTCGGGACAGCGCAAGATTCTTCTTGCTGTGCTGATCATCAATTTTGTTTTCTTTGGCCTGGAGATGTTGTTTGGCATACTCTCCAACTCAATGGGGCTGGTTGCCGACAGTCTCGATATGCTGGCTGACAGCCTTGTTTATGGACTTGCCCTCTTTGCAGTGGGGGGGAGTGCATTACGCAAAAAAAATATTGCCCGTACAGCCGGCTACCTCCAGCTGCTGCTGGCACTGACAGGAATGATGGAGGTGATCCGCCGATTTGTGGGAGTTACCGAACTGCCCGATTTCAGGACCATGATGGTGATCTCTTTCCTAGCATTGATTGCCAACGCAATCAGTCTTTATATCCTACAAAAAGAGAAAAGTAAAGAATCACATATCCAGGCCAGCATGATTTTCACCTCCAACGATATCGTCATCAACATCGGGGTGATTGTAGCTGCCCTACTGGTCAACCTGCTCCAGTCGGCCTTCCCTGACCTGGTGATAGGAGCAATCGTATTTGCCATCGTAGTCAGAGGGGCATACAGGATCCTGCGTTTAGCAATATAATCAGGCAGATGTGACCCAATAAAACAAAAGAGTGAGGAGTTAATTTATTTCTGCGTCAATCCGATTTTCATTTGCTGGCTGCCGGAGAGATTTACCTCCATGGTGGCCGGCTCATAGGAGATTAATTCCACCACAACCGAATACCTGCCTGGTTTCACGCCATTGATGGCAAAATTTCCATCCAAATCAGAATAATATTTTTTTCCATCCACCACGATGGCAGCACCTGCCAGCGCTTCATGATTCTTTTCGTCTACAACCGAACCGGTCAGTTGCAGCGACTGCACCATTTCAACCGGAGCAACCGGCTGCGATTCTTTTTCTTTCTTCACCTCATTCGACTCGGTGTCGGCTATGGCCGACAAAGAGATCAGCAGTGAGGATGCAAGCAGCAACAGAGATTTCATACGATTTATTCTTTTAAAAGTTCTTTAACTGAGACAAAAGTACATTGATGTCACCGATAAAGCGGTTACGAATCAATGAAGTTTTTGTTACATTTTTTGTTCAACTCGAAGCGGATCAATAACTTTTCTCATCCAGCAGCGCACCCTTTTGGTCCCACATACGCCAGAGACCGGTTTTCTTGCCCTCCCGGTAGTTCATCTCGTAACGCAGGTTTCCCAACTCATCCCAGATTCGCCAGGTACCGTGTTTCAGCCCGTTCTTGTACTCCGCCTCAGAGAGTATTTGTCCGGAGAGGTCGTAGCTCCTCCACAATCCGTGCATCTTCCCATCTTTGTAGGAGCGCACCTCCTGCGGTTTGCGGTTTTCAAAGTAGACGATGTAGGGTCCCTCCGGCATACCATCGCGGATCTGCATCTCCAGTTTCAAGGTGCCATTTTCGTAGTACTCCCGGTAGTCACCTGTATAGAACCTGATCTGTGTCTTATCGGCATAGTAATAGCCGTTGCTGTAGTAGACCACCGGATCGGAATGTTTCTGATCCTGTGCGGTCAGTAGAACAAAGAGAAAAAGCAGGAAAAGGGTTGTTTTTGTTCGCATGTCTGTCTTGTTATGAATGAGGAATATCCCGCGCTGTATCAGCAGCGGGATATTCTGGGAAAAATTAAATGAAAGGTAGTCTGTTTACTGAAACCATACCCAGGCTGAGATATCCAGTTTGCCCTTCTGGTAGGTCCCTGTGAGTGTGGCAGCTATTCCTTCGATGAGCACGTTGGTCAGCGGGCCATCGTTCGACATATCCACCTGCTTGCTATATCCTTCCAGATAAACATTGGTCATGGTCGCGCCGGATTGTTTCTTGAACTGCAACGCTGTTCCTGAGGGGGCCGAAGCATGGCTGTTGACGGCAGTGAGATTGATGATCTTCGGATTGTTGTTCACACCGTCGGCTTCTACCACTGTGGAGAAGCCATCGATGGTGTGTTTAACGTAAGCGTTGGTCACTGTGCCGTTCCACCCTTCGGTCCAGTCGATCGCATCATCCTCGTTGTTCTCCAGGTAGAGGTTCTGGGCCGATACCGTGCCACCGAAGAACTCCACACCGTCGTCCGCGCCGTTGATGATGGCCACGTTGCTGATCTGTGTAGCGCTACCCACGGCATAGAGGGTAAGGCCGTTGTATTCCGACTCGGTGTTGATCTTGGCCCCTGATCCCTTGATCACCAGGTAGCTGATGCTTCCTGAGTTGTCGTCATCCTTGGAGCCTCCATACTTGAAGTTGCCCACCTCGGCGGTGGCATTCGCACCGGCAGTGGTGGTGGCCTCTCCGCAGATGGTCAGCCCACCCCAGTCCTGCGGTTGGGCGTTGGGGGAAGTCATGATCACGGGATCATCGGATGTGCCCTGGATATCAATCTGGGCACCCATCATCACGGCGATGTAGGTCTCAGTCTCCTGTCCCTGCGAAGCAACTGCCAGGATGCGAGTACCGGCGGGGATGGTCAGCTTGCCGCTTTCCACGATATAGGATCCGGTGAGGCGATATGCCTTTCCGGGATCCAGCGTCACATTACCGTTCTGTTTGCCGTTCAGCTCAACCACCTCAACGGCACTGGCCTCAGCCCAGCTCCAGGAAGATGGATTGACGGTGGGGTCAGCATCGTATGCCTTATCATGACTTGCAGTTTCTCCCTCTATGATCACGTTTGAGAGCGGTCCATCGTTGGCCATGTCGATGAGAATGTCATACCCCAGCAAAGATAAGCCGGTGATGGTTGCACCCGATTCTTTCTTAAACTGCAGTGCTTTTCCTCCGGTGGTGGAGACTGCAGTGAGATTGACAATCTTCGGGTTGTTGTTCACACCGTCGGCTTCTACCACTGTGGAGAAGCCATCGATGGTGTGTTTAACGTAAGCGTTGGTCACTGTGCCGTTCCACCCTTCGGTCCAGTCGATCGCATCATCCTCGTTGTTCTCCAGGTAGAGGTTCTGGGCCGATACCGTTCCGCCGAAGAACTCCACACCGTCGTCCGCACCATTGATGATGGCCACGTTGCTGATCTGTGTTGCACTACCCACGGCATAGAGGGTAAGTCCGTTGTATTCCGACTCGGTGTTGATCTTGGCACCTGATCCCTTGATCACCAGGTAGCTGATGCTTCCCGAGTTGTCGTCATCGTTGGAGCCTCCATACTTGAAGTTGCCCACCTCGGCGGTGGCATTCGCACCGGCAGTGGTGGTGGCCTCTCCGCAGATGGTCAGCCCACCCCAGTCCTGCGGTTGGGCGTTGGGGGAAGTCATCACCACCGGAGCGGCAGCAGTACCGTTCACATTGATCTTACTTCCCATCATCACGGCAATGTAGGTCTCGGTAGCCTGCCCCTGCGATGCGTTGGCAATGATTTGGGTACCGGCCGGTATGGTGAGCGTGGCGCCTCCGTCCACGATAAACTGGCCTGTGAGACGGTAGCTGGTGCCGACATCGAGGGTATAATCTTCTTTCAGCACACCCCTCATTTCGCCGCTCTCAAGCAGTTCTACTACCGGATCGGTTTCGGGTAATGTACCTTCACCTTCACAATTCACGAACAGGAACAGCGATGCGATGACCATCATCATCGAAATTCCCTTGAATAACACATTTTTTTTCATAATCCTGATATTTTACGATTGGTTCATATTCCTGTTTACTAAAACGTATAGTTGACAGACAGTTGCATACGCATTCCTTTCCGGTAGGACTCTACCACATGGTTTTCCACTTCACGACTGTTCAGGTCGCGCAGGTTCTGCGTCATCTGCATCTCCGGGTTGAGCAGGTTGCGTGCCACCAGCTTCACCGTAAGATGATCGGTAAGTCCCTTGCTTAATACCGCATCGAGGGTGATTACTCCCTTCTCGATGATCTCATCGTTGTAAAGATAATCCCTGTTGGTTGCATCCTTGGGACTTCCCATGGCATAGATCCTGTCGGAGGAGTAGTTGCCAGAGAGACTCGCCTGCCAGTTTCCCGGCAGATGAGAATAGCTCAGGGTGAGGTTGGTGATCAGTTCTGAGGCACCCTGCAGTCCTGAGCTTGTTTTGTTGTTGTACTGATATGCTTCCAGCAGGTCCTGTGAAACCCACATGCGGGTACCGTTGAGAATCATACGCAACGATTGCAAATCGTTCTTGAAGAGGTTGAGACGTGCTTCTGCTTCCAGGCCTATTACCCCTGCCTGTTTGCCGGTGTTGGCATAGATCAGGTAACCCGCCCCACCGGTGAGAGAGGTGATGTTGATCGGATCCTCAATCTTCTTGTAGAAGGCGCCCAGAGAGATCAACTCATCGGTCGATTTGAAATACTCCCACTTGACGTCTGCATTCCAGTTGCGTGATGCCTTTAGCTCGGGGCTACCCTGAATAAGGGTGCTGTTGGGTGAGGTGTAGGCAAAGGGTGCTATCTCCTTGAACTCCGGCAAGGTAATGGTCCTACTGCCGGAAAGGCGCAAGGCCTGTTGTTCCGTGATGTTGTAGCGAAGATTGACGCCCGGGTAAAACTGCTTGTATTCTTTCCGGATACGCGGCTCCCGCAAGGGGTCATCGTTGTTGATGTCCCACTCTACATCCATCCGGTCGTACTCGTAACGCACTCCGGCATTGCCGTCCAGTTTCCCGCGGCTGAATCCCAGCTCGACGTAACCTGCCAGTGCCCGTAGCGTAGCGTTGTAGAGATCCGGCGGGATCGTTTTGATCTTTGAGGAGGCGAAACCGGAATCGTGGAAGAGCGAGGTGAGGTCATCCACATTGTCATCACCCTTGCGCACGCCCATCATCTGCACCCCCACAAACTGGTTGCTGAAATCACGTTTCTTGTTGCGGTAGTTGATGCCATACTCCAGCTTCCAGGGTGAACTGCCTACGGTCAGATCAATCTTGTTGCGAAGGTAACCGTTGAGCTCCCGGTCGTCGATCTCCTGGCTCGATTTCCGGTTCTCAAAATCGGCGATGCGGTAGGAGAAGTAGATGCTACCCTGGTCAAAGCCGGTGTAGTTCCTGATCCTGTTGGGTTCATCGGCAGCGGTGAGGTTGTAACCGAGACCCCACTCCAGGCGATTCTTGTCTGAGAAACGATGGTCTCCCAGCAGCTGGTTCACCAGCACCATGGTGGTGCGGCTGTTCATGTCGCGGGTGAAGAAGGAGTTGGAAATCTCATCCATGTCGAACTTGAATCCGTTGCCATTGCGGCCCTGTTCATAAACCTGATCGGTGAGTTTATTGATGAAGAGAAGATTGTAATTGATCTTGTGGTTGTTGTTGAAGCGATAAGCCAGGTTGAGCAGCCCGGTCAGGTTGGCACTGCTGCTCCAGGTCTCGGTATCGGAAAAGTCGGAGTAAACCGTGTTGGAATTGAACCGTCGGTAGACCCCGGTGGTGTGTGAGTGATCGCTCTTGTAGGAGAGTGTGTAGAAAAGTGTCAGATCTCTCTCCCGGAGAGTAAACTCTTTCCCGCCGGAAGTGGTGAACCCAAAATCGAGCGGTAGGCTTTTCCCACGGGGATCCCACGACTGTTTGGTGATTGCATCCACGAGATTATACTCCCTTCTGTAAAAGGTGAGCATTCTGTTTTGCAGGTTGGGGGTGACACGGAAATTGCTGAACTGATTGTTGCTCAACAGGCTGGAATTGACTCCGCCCTGCAACTCCAGGGTGAACTGGACGACGAACTCTTTCGAGACAATGTTGATGTTGCCTCCTGTCTGATCAGCATAACCACCTGAGCTGTACGTCTTGGTAATCCCCACGTTCTGAATCACACCAGTACTGAAAAGAGCGAGGTCGATGTTTTTCCGTTCCACATCGTCGGAGGGTATCGGCAGGTCGTTCATGGTGGTAGAGACATATCGGTCGCCCAGTCCACGCACATAGACCTCTCCCGACCCTTCGCTCTTCACCACGCCGGTGATCTTGCTGGTGGCCGTGGCGATGTCTGAGACACCCTGCAGGGAAAGCTGCTGAGCTCCCACGCTCTCACGGATTACCGTGGCGTTCTGCTGATCTCTCATCAGGATACGTTCCGATTCCAGGCGGGGTGTTGCCACCACCACCACTTCGTCGAGGCTCACCTCATCCGTCTCCAGGGCAATCTCTAACAGTGTCTCCTTTCCGCCTTCAACCTTGACCTCTGTGATTACCAGGGGGCGATAGGCGATGTAGGTTGTTCGCAGTGAATAACTTCCGGCAGCCAGTCCGTTGATCAGGAAATTACCATCCAGGTCGGCCGCAGCCCCCGAGGTGGTGCCTTCCACCAGTACCGAAGCACCGATCAGTGGCTCCCCGGTGGCGCCATCCACGATGATGCCTTTTATGGAACCTGTCTGGGCCAGTACTGGCAACATCGTTGTCACCAGGAAGAGGGTGACCATTGATAACCGTAACAATTTTTCTTTCATCCGATTCATATTTCGCTGCAAAGTTCCTTCATTATTGTTACAGAGCAGTTACAGTTCGGTGACGTTATTGTTAAGTTTTTTCAGGGCACAAAAAAAGCGGGATGTTACTCCCGCCGAACTCGTATAACTCACTTATGATGCTACATAAGCCGTTACATATGATATTAATTTCCACTTAATTTTGTTCGTAACTGACTCTTTACTTGTTCGAATCTATTAGAACCAGGTTAGAACCAGATTAGAACGAGATTAGAGCCAGATCCGAATGAAATGGAAGTGATCTATACTCTCCTCTCAATATTTCGGTTTCTTTTTCTTTCCCTTTCCGCCGAAATCGTTCTCGTAGAATTTCTTTTTCCTCCCCTTTGAAGCCTGATCCTCCTCCTGTGCCAGGTGGACCTGCAACTTCCGCTCGTCGACATACATCCCCTTGAACGACTTGACCACCCTGGGGGCCAGTTCCTCGGGCACTTCAAAGAAGGAAAAGCTCTTCAGCAAGTCGATCCGACCGATGGGTACCTTTCCTTTCACGTGGTCGTTGATGAAGCCCATCAGCATGGCCGGGTTGATGCCATCCATCTTCCCCACGTTGATGAAGAGGCGGGCATATCCCTTCTCCGGCTGGCGGCTGCCACCCTCCCGGTCGTTGCTCCGCTTGCCGTAATCACCTTTCTGTCCGCGGGAGGAGCCCTCCTTCGGTTCAAAAATTTCCTCTGCCTCCTGGTAGTATTCGATCAGTCGGTTGAATTCGAGGGAGACCATCCGCTTGATGATATCCTCTTTTTCCAGCCACTCCAGCTTGCGGAAGATGGAGG
This genomic window from Dysgonomonadaceae bacterium zrk40 contains:
- a CDS encoding inorganic phosphate transporter, with the translated sequence MDSIYLIIIIVLLGLATLDLIVGVSNDAVNFLNSSIGSKVAPLWVILTVASIGVLFGAMFSSGMMEVARSGVFYPEKFTFPAVMTLFLAVMITDVILLDLFNTFGLPTSTTVSLVFELLGSAIAVALFTLWTSDSGGQLGDYINSGKALAIISGIFISIAIAFVVGSIIMYISRLIFSFNYGKRFRYLGAIWGGIALTAIIYFAIFKGLKGSVLVTPELLYYLENHMATALLYSFAGSTLLMALLQHLFRVNILKVIVLAGTTALAMAFAGNDLVNFIGVFMAGFDSYRIAGEVAAGGGDIQTLYMDRLNEPVAVNVAWLIGAGVIMIMALWFSKKSRSVTETEVNLARKGEGIERFSSSPLSRSMVRGSLTVSKSLDKIMPAAVKRFVNRQFEPVDTENGASFDLIRASVNLTIAALLISLGTSLKLPLSTTFVTFMVAMGTSLADRAWGRDSAVYRINGVLTVVAGWLMTALVALTVSMLIGLFLMWGGKIAIAVMILVVGFMLYKSGRMHTKRKSREQQHQQVLSSEIQLVTSCNEEVRMVLGKTLSIYEMVLHGLRDEDRKGVKKAMGEANELYEKFRDKRTYEVVPTLESMEMNALDLEQEYVQLVDYSYEITKSLKAVSEATFSYIDNNHAAFSKEQIEDLEMIHKILTEAFSGYNEMDQKNDYTQFSIVTNMRDVIFDLYKKLNKRQIKRVKAGSSTTRSSILFLNLVNESKIITLQSGNLLKAHRNFKENYAKAGPDVNAKTLIRQATLNL
- a CDS encoding cation transporter, with amino-acid sequence MNKSTFRIALMDCPSEEQLIRMTLQPLGEVKTMLFYIPDRKLEVYHNGEPDMVLAALESLKLQTKLISTEITHEQEGEKSDSGQRKILLAVLIINFVFFGLEMLFGILSNSMGLVADSLDMLADSLVYGLALFAVGGSALRKKNIARTAGYLQLLLALTGMMEVIRRFVGVTELPDFRTMMVISFLALIANAISLYILQKEKSKESHIQASMIFTSNDIVINIGVIVAALLVNLLQSAFPDLVIGAIVFAIVVRGAYRILRLAI
- a CDS encoding carboxypeptidase-like regulatory domain-containing protein; amino-acid sequence: MKSLLLLASSLLISLSAIADTESNEVKKEKESQPVAPVEMVQSLQLTGSVVDEKNHEALAGAAIVVDGKKYYSDLDGNFAINGVKPGRYSVVVELISYEPATMEVNLSGSQQMKIGLTQK
- a CDS encoding toxin-antitoxin system YwqK family antitoxin, translated to MRTKTTLFLLFLFVLLTAQDQKHSDPVVYYSNGYYYADKTQIRFYTGDYREYYENGTLKLEMQIRDGMPEGPYIVYFENRKPQEVRSYKDGKMHGLWRSYDLSGQILSEAEYKNGLKHGTWRIWDELGNLRYEMNYREGKKTGLWRMWDQKGALLDEKSY
- a CDS encoding TonB-dependent receptor translates to MKEKLLRLSMVTLFLVTTMLPVLAQTGSIKGIIVDGATGEPLIGASVLVEGTTSGAAADLDGNFLINGLAAGSYSLRTTYIAYRPLVITEVKVEGGKETLLEIALETDEVSLDEVVVVATPRLESERILMRDQQNATVIRESVGAQQLSLQGVSDIATATSKITGVVKSEGSGEVYVRGLGDRYVSTTMNDLPIPSDDVERKNIDLALFSTGVIQNVGITKTYSSGGYADQTGGNINIVSKEFVVQFTLELQGGVNSSLLSNNQFSNFRVTPNLQNRMLTFYRREYNLVDAITKQSWDPRGKSLPLDFGFTTSGGKEFTLRERDLTLFYTLSYKSDHSHTTGVYRRFNSNTVYSDFSDTETWSSSANLTGLLNLAYRFNNNHKINYNLLFINKLTDQVYEQGRNGNGFKFDMDEISNSFFTRDMNSRTTMVLVNQLLGDHRFSDKNRLEWGLGYNLTAADEPNRIRNYTGFDQGSIYFSYRIADFENRKSSQEIDDRELNGYLRNKIDLTVGSSPWKLEYGINYRNKKRDFSNQFVGVQMMGVRKGDDNVDDLTSLFHDSGFASSKIKTIPPDLYNATLRALAGYVELGFSRGKLDGNAGVRYEYDRMDVEWDINNDDPLREPRIRKEYKQFYPGVNLRYNITEQQALRLSGSRTITLPEFKEIAPFAYTSPNSTLIQGSPELKASRNWNADVKWEYFKSTDELISLGAFYKKIEDPINITSLTGGAGYLIYANTGKQAGVIGLEAEARLNLFKNDLQSLRMILNGTRMWVSQDLLEAYQYNNKTSSGLQGASELITNLTLSYSHLPGNWQASLSGNYSSDRIYAMGSPKDATNRDYLYNDEIIEKGVITLDAVLSKGLTDHLTVKLVARNLLNPEMQMTQNLRDLNSREVENHVVESYRKGMRMQLSVNYTF